The stretch of DNA GACCGACATGAGCAGCAGCACGGAAAACACGATGACGAGCCCTACCATTACATAGTTCAGTTTTCGATGCGAAACGCCCCTGCTGCGCAGCTTGGAAACAAACTTCATATCGTCAACCCTCTCGGAATAATACTATCTGTTTCTTATAAAAACCCATTTTCATACATAATTAATTTATTTTATCATACGGGAATTAAAAATGCAAGCGCTATTTCTGAAAAAAACGCAGGCGCCACGAGGACGCCTGCGTTGATGCGGTTATGTTCCGGATTACTCCTTGACGATCTCCGCGTCGGGAGCGTTCTTGCCGATGCTGGCGATGCCGTTAAGGCAGCTCGCCTTGGCCTTGTAGCCCTCGCCGGTGGCGATGATCTCGCCGTTGGCGGCCTTCAGGCGGAAGCGGAACTCGCCCTTCTTATCGGTGTAAACTTCGTACTTCGGGTTCTTGAGGACCTCGAAGTTCTCGACGGTCTGATCCTCGACGTGAGCGCCCGCGTTCTTCTTGACGCTGGCGATGCCGTTCTTGCAGGTCGATTCGGCGGAGTAAACCTCCGAGACGGCGATGACTTCGCCGTTGCCGGCCTTGAGGTTGAATACGAATCCGGTCTTGGTCTGCTTAATAACGAATTTTCCCATGATAAACTCCCTTTCTTTTTATGTATTCGCGGCAAACCGCGGCTGTTTAGGGCGTCCGCCCTTCTCTTATGCTCATTTTATCTCATTTGTGCTCATTTGTCAAGATTTATGTTCATTTACCGAACCGTTACTTGCGAAGCGCGGCAATGAGATCGTAGGCGAACTTCAGCTCCTCGAAGGTGCAGTGCTCCTGCACGAAATGCGTGGTGCAGCAGACCCAGCGCTTGCCCTTCAGCAGCGAGAAGACGCGGCGGATGTCGCTCTCCAGCTTCCCGTAGTCGCCGAAGCCGAGCGCGGTCTGGACGCAGACGCCGCCCATGATCGCGAATTTGTCGCTGTACTTCTCGAGCCAGAGGTCGTAGCTCATGCCCGCCGCTTCCTGCCACGGATGCACGAGGTTGTAGCCGAGCTCGATGACTCCGTCGAGCGCGGGGATGATGTTGCCGTCGGAGTGTAAGCTCAGGAACTTGCCGTGCTTGCGGACCGCGTCGCCGATGACCTTATGCCCGGGCATTATCATTTCGCGGAACATCGTCGGGCTGAAGAGCAGGGTGTTCTGCGAGCCCCAGTCGTCGGAAACGTGGATCATATCCATGCCGAGCTCACAGACGTTCTCCGCGAACTGCGCGTTCCACTTCGCCTGCCGCTTGTAAAGCTCCGTCATCTCGTCGGGATAGAGCGCCATATAGAGCAGGTGGTTCTCTATCGCGAGCGGGTCGCTCAGGCACTCGAAGATGCCGGGAGTCTGCATATAGCAGAAACGCTCGCGCTGACCGCGGTAATACTCAAGCTCCTTGCGGATGCCGTCGTAGTCCTCCATCCTGTCGACCGGCTGAAGCGGCATATCCAGCAGCATCTGCGGCGTGATGGTTATCCCCTCTTTTTTCATGCCGACTATCTTGTGGTAGTCGAAGGGATACGGACCGCCGAAGATGTGCGCCATATCGAATTCGTATTCGTCCTCGAATTTTTTGTAGTCTCCCCACTGCGAATGCTCCCAGTCGAGATTCCAGGCGATCCAGCCGTAGACCGGCGTCCTGCCGGAGTTGTTTCCGCGGATCGTTTCCGCGACGAGCTCATAAGATTTCATAGAGTGGCGTCCTTTCGTGGTGGTTATGTTATGATTATAGCACATTTGCGGATATGATGAAACCACTGCTATTCGTCGTCATCATAGTCATTGATATCAAGGGTTTTCCCACCCGGCGCATTAGCCAATGTCTTGTTGTGATTCTCGATAAATGCGCGCTTGCTGCCGTGATACCGCCAAACGCACCACGCGCATTGCCCTTCAGGGTTCTTTAGCGGAATGAAATGCACCGTGATATCAAGTACTTTTCTTTTATTCCCCTCAGGCGTAAAACTGACGCCGAATTGCTCCTCAAAGAACTCACTGTTGACAGATATTGGCAGAGGAATGGCTTTTTGAAGCGAAAAATCCGGTATCTCCGCATAATACACCCAGCGTCCGTTTCGATCCTGCCGTTTTTCAGGCTCGAGCCGGATAACCCGCTGATGCGAATGCTGAAAGTCGCAAATAAACTGCACGTCGCGAAAGCGTATCTCGTCACGCTCGACATAATTGCCGGAAAAGACTATGGCGATCCCTTTTGACTTGCTGCCGTAATTAGCCGCGGTCACAATATGCCGCTTCCCTATCTCGCAAGGCAGTAGTTTGGGGAAAAAACACGAAAAAACAAAATAAGGCAGATCTGCTTTAGTGACCGCTTCGGGAAGCGCGTAATACAACGTGCGGACTCCCTCCGCCCCCTTCTCGAGCAACTCGGAGCAGAACCGCCCCTGCCCCGTTTCCAAGCCAAGGAGCGGCTCAACTTCAGCTAAGGCGTCTTCCGCAAAAGTATATTCACCGCTCAAAACGGCTTTCCACTGCGAAACGTCATCGACGAGGCCTTTCCAGCGCGACGGCGCGGAGCGCCTTTTCAGCCCCGGGCAGCTTCCTATTTTCGCAAATGCGTCTACACCTTCGCTCCGGTTGATCCTGTTCATGATCAGACAGTCGCTGTCGAAGCAGGAAACCGTCAATACATCGGCGGCAAGTTCCTCCGAAAGCGGCTCGCAGATATTCTTCACCGATTCATCCATGTAGAAATCGATCCCGTCCGAGCATACGGAAAGCCATTTCCCGCCTGCGTCATATATCGAGACCGACAAATCCGCTTCGGCGGACTCCTTCTTCCGTTTGAAGCCCTGCTTTTTCATAAGCTTTAAAAGTAGCGATTGAAACCCGTCCGCGTCAAAGCCCTCTGTTTTGCGTACGTGAAAATTAGAGAAGAATAGCCCCATCCTTTTCTTACCTCCTGCTCATACAAAACGATACTTAGATATATTGTACATAACATATTACAAGAATATATAATTGCCGCCACACAAAACCGCTATTTTGTACAAATGAGACTATTTTCGGCATTGACGGCGCTCCTTCCTCAAACGGGTATTCTGTTATACCTCTCTTATCATAGGTAAATGCTATTGCTTCTTAGTTTGTTTCTCGAATACCCCATATATGTTTTCAAATTGCGAAGAAGAGTTTGCGGTAGGCGTCGATGTCCGCTTCGGCGGAGGCGATCGCGGGTTTGTCGCCCTCCGCCATCGCGGCGGAGTGGACTGCGGCAAGCTCCGCGTAACGCGGATAATACTCCGCTATGAGAAAGCGCGCGTATTTGATGTAGCGGTACTGCCCCGCGCAGCGGAAGCGTCCGTCTTCCGGACGGCGCTCGACCGCGACGCCGCGTTCATCCTTGAACGCCTGCGGAACGTTCCCGAAATCCTCCGCGAAAACGATCGAGAACTGCAGGTCGAAATAGTCGTAGCCGCAATGCCGCTTCGTGACGTGCGCGTCGGAGGCGCCGAGGACGGGGATGCGGTACCCCTGCGCGAGCAGCTCGCCGCGCAGTATCTCCGAGAGGTTGTTGCCGTTGCCGACGTCGTCGTTGCCCGCGAAAAGCTCCAGCACGTCGAAATCGCCGTGCTTCCAGTGGTGGACGAACTCCTCGGGCGGCATGAAGTATTCGCCCTCAACGTCCCAGTAGGGATGCGCCATCACCGCGACGCCGCCCGCTTTACGTATCTCCCGCGCTATCACGGCGCGGAACGCCGTTTCGCGCGCGTCGGAAACGTCGGAAAAATCGCGTTCGGCGAGCAGCCCGTCGATCTGCTCTTCGATATATTCCTTCTTCTCGCGAAGCAGGTTGTTGACGCTGTATCCGCCGCCGAAATGGACGATGTGGTAGAAGCTCCATTCGTTATGGACCTCCTCGCCCTGCACGACGTAAAACGCGTCGGTCAGCGCGGAGACCTCCTCGCGCGCCTCGTAGGACGGCTCGATCCAGCCGTGGTCGGTCAGCGCGATATAGTCGTAGCCCGCGGCGCGATAGGCGCAGGCGACCTCAAAGGGCGTTCCGCTGCCGTCGCTGCGGCAGGAGTGGCAGTGCGTTTCACACTTGAAGGGGCGCAGCTTCGCGAGATCCTCTTTTATCGAATAGAGGAAGGCGCGGCGCGGCTCCTCCTCCCCGCTTTTCACCTTGAACGAGAAGCGCTGCTCTCCCTCGAAATATCCCTCGAAGGAGTAAAGTCCGCCGCCGAGGTCGTTCATCGGCAGGTAGGGATAGCGTATATCGCCCGACTGGAGCCGGAACTCCGGCGAATGCGTGACGGCGTGCTTCTCCATCGGCTGCAGCTTCGCGAAAAGCTCGCCCGGCTCGCCGTTCGTCCGGACGTATATTGTCTGTTTTTCGTCAGCGCGGAAGACGCGCGGGTATATTTCTTTTATCTCGATCCCCATTTTGCACCTCAATATCCGTAGAATTCGCGGGCGAAGCGCTCGGAGCGTTCGCTCAGGCCGCCGAGCAGCGTTTCGGTCTGCGGGTCGGGCGCGCCGTCCGCGGAGTAATCCGCCATAAGCGCCCCCTGCCCGTGGCAGAGCCGCATGTAGACGGGGTAAAACTTATCGAGCAGGAAACGCGCGAACTTCGTCAGCCGATATGGGCCGAGGATGAACTCCGGCGCGCAGTCGGTCTTCACGCAGAGGGACCTGCCGGCGCGGATCGCGTTCAGCAGCGCCGCTTCCGAGCGGTCGGGCGCGAAGACGAAGGTGTATCCGCCCTTCGCGGGGAGCTTCGGCTCCGCCGCATAGGTATAATGCGAGTCGGTCGAGCCGACGACGGGTATCTTCACGCCCTCGGCGCGCACCTCTTCCCAGAGCGCGACGGCCGGCTCCATGTCGTAGTCGCGCAGGTCGAGCGCGTCGTAAACCCCGTCGCGCAGGAGCTGCCGCGTGACGGCGGGCGGGATGAAGTAGACCTCCTCCCATATCCAGAACGGATGCGCGAGTATCGCGAGACCGCCGAGCTCTCGGGATTTGTTCGCTATCCAGACGCGCCAGGCGTAGTCCTCGCGGTCGATGCCGTCGGGGAGCGTGAGCGTCGGCGCGAGCGCCGCGACTTCGGCTTCCGCCTCGGCCCTGTGCGCGCGAAACCATTCGTTGACGCTGACTTCGCCGCCGATACGTATCGTGTGGACGCGCTCGGTCGGGACGTGGACCTCCTCGCCGAGCAGCATCGTCATCGCAACGGGCGCGGAGCCGAAAACGCGCTTCGCCTTCTCCGACGCGTACGACGTGAAGTGGTCGGTCAGCGCGATGAAGTCGTAGCCCGCGGCGCGGTAGTTCGCGACGGTGTGTACCGCATCCTGCACGCCGTCGGATTCGTAGGTGTGGCAGTGCGTTTCGCCCTTGAAGCAGCGCAGCCCGTAGAGATCCGGCGCGAGCGAATAGACCGCGAGCACCGCCGTGCAGTTATCCGGCCTCTTTTTGCGGCGGTTGTTTATTTCGTAATACGGCGAACGCAGGTCCTCCTCCGGACGCCGCAGTATTATCGTATGCCGCTGTTCGCCGCGGAAGCGGTGGGTGAAGACAAGCTCGCCCGCTTCGTTCGGCGCGCATTCGTATTTGCAGATCGGGAATTCGTCCCGGAGCGCGCGGAAGGTGTCGCGCTCGCGTATTTCGAGCGTGTAGACGCAGCCGCGCGCGAAGGCGGCGTTTTCGCCGAGCGGGCGTATCGTTATCTCCGTTTCCGCGTCCGCGCGGACGACCGACGGCGTCACGAGGTAGTTGAAGACCTGATTGCTCATGCACTCCTCCCCTTCCCGAATTTTCCCTTTAATTATAAACCCGCCGCGGAACAAAATCAACTGTTGCGGCACAAAAAAGTGTTGCCAAACCGACAACTTTATGCTAAAATTGCCTCTGGAAATTCTTACGAATCGAAGTGTTGACAATGTGGTTGAAAGTCGCCATCGGTCTGCTGATCCCGCTCCTCGGGACGACGCTCGGCGCCGCCTGCGTCTTTTTCCTGAAAAACGACATAAGCGACCGCCTCCGCCGTGCGCTCTCCGGTTTCGCCGGCGGGATAATGGTCTCGGCGTCCTTTTTCAGTCTGATCCTGCCCGCGCTCGAGCAGGCGGAGGAAGATTACGGCAAGCTGTCTTTCTTACCGGTCGGACTGGGATTCCTCGCCGGAATGCTCTTTCTGCTCGTCCTCGATCTGCTGATACCGCACGTCCACCTCGACAAGAGCGAGGAGGGCCCGAAGACGGGGCTGAAGAAGACGACCAAGCTCTTTCTCGCGGTCACGCTGCACAATCTGCCCGAGGGAATGGTCGTAGGCATCGTCTTCGCCGGCTGGATGCACGGCAACACCTCCATCACGCTCGCGAGCGCGCTCGTGCTTTCGGTAGGCATCGCGCTGCAGAACTTCCCCGAGGGCGCGGTCGTTTCGATGCCGATGCGCGCGGAGGGCATGCCGAAGGGCAAGACCTTCTTATACGGGATGCTTTCGGGCGTCATCGAGCCGATAGGCGCGCTGATGACCGCCTTCGCGGCGTCGCTCTTCCTGCCGATAATGCCCTATCTGCTCGCCTTCGCCGCCGGCGCGATGTTCTACGTCGTCGTCGAGGAGCTGGTGCCGGAAATGTCCGGCGGCAAGCACTACAATACCGGCACGATATGCTTCGCGGTCGGCTTCGTGGTAATGCTCGCGCTCGATATCTTCTTCGGGTGATAAACGAAATCACATACAGCGGATACGCCAAAAAGGCGCGGGCTGACGCACTGCCGAAAGATTGTGATGCGCGCCGAAAAAGTATTGCAATATTGAGAATTATTCGTTATAACATGAAGAGATCGCGACCTGCCTCGAGCGGCTGGCGGAAATCTGCGCCGGGTGAAAGGGTCGGTACGTGGACGGCATTTACGTTTCGTGCGCCTGCGCTTCGGCGAAGGAGTTTTCCTGCGATATCGACTCCGTCCTGCGAGCGGCGGACGAGAGGATGTACGCGGCCAAAAACGACCACTACAAGGCCGCCGGTCTGGAAAGATAAAAGGACGAGAGACGCTCCGCGATAATAAGACGAAAAAAGCACCCGATGCCTCGGGTGCTTTTGATATTATTCGGGCGAAAAGCGTCAGCCGTTCTGCTGATCCTCGCCTTTTCTGATCCTGTGCGTCTTGCCGTCGCTGCCGAGGTAGGTGTTTTCGGCGGTATACGGCTTCAGCTTTCCGGTCGAGATCATGCCGACGACGACCTTTGTGATCTCCGGATCGAACTGCGTTCCGGAGCAGCGCTCGAATTCCTTGAGTATGACCTCCAGCGAGAAGGGCTCCTTGTAAACGCGCTTTGACGCCATTGCGTCGAAGCAGTCGGCGCAGCAGATGATCCTCGCGACGAAGGGAATGTCGTCGCCGCTGAGGCCTTCGGGATAGCCGGAGCCGTCGTATTTCTCGTGGTGGGATTTCGCGCCCTCGATTATCTGCGGTATGGTCGAAATGCCCTTCAGTATCCCGGCTCCGCGCGTCGTGTGGCTCTTCATCACCGTGAATTCGTCGTCGGTCAGTCTGCCCGGCTTGTTGAGGATGCTGTCGGGGATCGCGATCTTTCCTATGTCGTGGAGAAGTGCGATGTAGTAAATGTTGTCGACCTCGTCGGGATCCATTCCCATATTCTCCGCGATCAGCTTGGAATAGTAGCCCACGCGGATGGAGTGGCCGTTCGTGTATTCGTCCTTCGCGTCTATGGTGCGGGCGATCGCCTGGATCGATTCGACGGTTATGTTCTTGTATTCCAGCTGGCGCTTCAGCGAACGCTTCGTCTTGGAGCGGATGATGAGATACGCTGTAAGCACCACCGCCGCGGCCGAGAGCGAAAGGATAATGAGCCAGAACCACCACTGCTCCTGCAGCTGCTTATCCTTGCCCAGATGGATGTCGATGACGTTGGAGTTCTGCCCGTATTCGTCCGTAACGTAGATGTGGAAGTCGTAGCTCCCGCCGGGGAGGTTCGTGTAGTATATGCTGCGGTTGTCGTCCGAATACGCCGTGTAATCGTCGTCCACGCCGTCGAGCTTGTAATAGATGGTATAGCCGTTATTCGGGCGGAACCCGAGGATAGAGAGATTGAAGGCGACACGGGAAACGTCCTTTCCGATGCTTACGTCGTCTCCGTAGTAATGTGCGCCGTCGAGGTCGACGGAGGTCACGGCGATCCTCACCGGAACGGGAACGTCTCTCGTCAGATTGAAGTCGTAGACGAAGATTCCGTTCGTCGACTGGAGATAGTATTTCTTCTCGGCTTCGTCGTAGTAGCCCGAGGTGTTGGCTATGATGGGCTGCAGTCCGTTGGTCGCGTCGTAGAGCTCGTAATCGGCGAGGCGGTCGCCTTCAAGCGAATCGGCGACGTAGAGCTGAGTCTGGCTGCCGATGACGTATTTATACTCCGGCTTGCCGTCCTTTTCGCCGTATTTGATCTTCGCGAGCTCGACGATCGAGCCCTTGATGTAAGGAATGGCGATCTCTTCGGAAACGCCGCCGCCGTTTTCGGGATCCGTTCTGAAGAGGCGGCTGTTCAGCGTATAGTAAAGCCAGTCGCCGTCAACGAGGAACTTGAGTCTGTTTCCCGTGATCCCCTTTTCGGTGGGGATCTCGGTCGCGGTGGTGAAATCGTCGTCTACGACGTAAAGGCCCTGAGTGCGGTCGAAGAGAATCTTGCCGTCCTTGGTCTTGTTGATATACAGAACGTTGGAGCCGATATGCATGACGGAGAAGGTTTCGCCGTCGAAGCGCATGATACCTCTTGCGTATCCGAGGACGAGATAGTCGTCAAAGCTCCGCATCGAGCGGATGGAGTCCGTCAGCGTGACGTCGGGATCGTTGACGAGCGCGCCGAGGTGATTACGGATATATTCCTGATCGTAGATGACGACGCTTTCGGCTTCCGGAGCGTATTCGACCAGACCGATGCTGGAAACGGCGAAATATATCTTGCCCCTGAATATCTCGACGTCTTTCGGCGCGTAGGTGAAGGTGAAGCTGCTGTCGCCTTTGGCTTTGCCTTCGCGGTCCTTGATTCCGGCGTATTCGTCGATGGACTGCATGATGACGTTGTCCGGCAGGATGGTTTTGTTTATCAGATCGTATCTGTAGATCTTGTTCGCGGAGACGATATAGAGGATGTCACCGTACTTTTCGACCGCGTAGACGTTTCTGTCGAACGCGGGCGGCGCGTTGAGCGCCCGCCAGGTCTGATCGTCATAGAGCAGCTCGGAAAGGGCGTTCCTCGTGATGATGGAAACGCCCG from Clostridia bacterium encodes:
- a CDS encoding YegP family protein, which codes for MGKFVIKQTKTGFVFNLKAGNGEVIAVSEVYSAESTCKNGIASVKKNAGAHVEDQTVENFEVLKNPKYEVYTDKKGEFRFRLKAANGEIIATGEGYKAKASCLNGIASIGKNAPDAEIVKE
- a CDS encoding PHP domain-containing protein encodes the protein MGIEIKEIYPRVFRADEKQTIYVRTNGEPGELFAKLQPMEKHAVTHSPEFRLQSGDIRYPYLPMNDLGGGLYSFEGYFEGEQRFSFKVKSGEEEPRRAFLYSIKEDLAKLRPFKCETHCHSCRSDGSGTPFEVACAYRAAGYDYIALTDHGWIEPSYEAREEVSALTDAFYVVQGEEVHNEWSFYHIVHFGGGYSVNNLLREKKEYIEEQIDGLLAERDFSDVSDARETAFRAVIAREIRKAGGVAVMAHPYWDVEGEYFMPPEEFVHHWKHGDFDVLELFAGNDDVGNGNNLSEILRGELLAQGYRIPVLGASDAHVTKRHCGYDYFDLQFSIVFAEDFGNVPQAFKDERGVAVERRPEDGRFRCAGQYRYIKYARFLIAEYYPRYAELAAVHSAAMAEGDKPAIASAEADIDAYRKLFFAI
- a CDS encoding ZIP family metal transporter, whose protein sequence is MWLKVAIGLLIPLLGTTLGAACVFFLKNDISDRLRRALSGFAGGIMVSASFFSLILPALEQAEEDYGKLSFLPVGLGFLAGMLFLLVLDLLIPHVHLDKSEEGPKTGLKKTTKLFLAVTLHNLPEGMVVGIVFAGWMHGNTSITLASALVLSVGIALQNFPEGAVVSMPMRAEGMPKGKTFLYGMLSGVIEPIGALMTAFAASLFLPIMPYLLAFAAGAMFYVVVEELVPEMSGGKHYNTGTICFAVGFVVMLALDIFFG
- a CDS encoding HD domain-containing protein, translating into MSNKTEIPVDLEVSGAEALCQTEDGYVWIAQYSGLTRYDSREFVTYKSFEYEGEDYAVINVRALAAKGNTLYVATSEHVYVYKDYGFEPLVMDAGVISDIILDETNDLLYISTQDRGGVVYDIAAGTQTTIPGTEGKLVRDIALYPEGDGCFYQMDEGIFDKNGNVVLLNSRVLETYSDGTTLYMAEDSGVIHRYDMKNAAPLGDLTVPDQVNKMLYSEKDNILFVACEKNGIYCIDFSSGEPVTTLAGDLENKSQLVDLMIDYEGNLWVASHYIGASGVSIITRNALSELLYDDQTWRALNAPPAFDRNVYAVEKYGDILYIVSANKIYRYDLINKTILPDNVIMQSIDEYAGIKDREGKAKGDSSFTFTYAPKDVEIFRGKIYFAVSSIGLVEYAPEAESVVIYDQEYIRNHLGALVNDPDVTLTDSIRSMRSFDDYLVLGYARGIMRFDGETFSVMHIGSNVLYINKTKDGKILFDRTQGLYVVDDDFTTATEIPTEKGITGNRLKFLVDGDWLYYTLNSRLFRTDPENGGGVSEEIAIPYIKGSIVELAKIKYGEKDGKPEYKYVIGSQTQLYVADSLEGDRLADYELYDATNGLQPIIANTSGYYDEAEKKYYLQSTNGIFVYDFNLTRDVPVPVRIAVTSVDLDGAHYYGDDVSIGKDVSRVAFNLSILGFRPNNGYTIYYKLDGVDDDYTAYSDDNRSIYYTNLPGGSYDFHIYVTDEYGQNSNVIDIHLGKDKQLQEQWWFWLIILSLSAAAVVLTAYLIIRSKTKRSLKRQLEYKNITVESIQAIARTIDAKDEYTNGHSIRVGYYSKLIAENMGMDPDEVDNIYYIALLHDIGKIAIPDSILNKPGRLTDDEFTVMKSHTTRGAGILKGISTIPQIIEGAKSHHEKYDGSGYPEGLSGDDIPFVARIICCADCFDAMASKRVYKEPFSLEVILKEFERCSGTQFDPEITKVVVGMISTGKLKPYTAENTYLGSDGKTHRIRKGEDQQNG